A portion of the Patescibacteria group bacterium genome contains these proteins:
- the rpsL gene encoding 30S ribosomal protein S12 codes for MSTINQLIRKGRTKKTKRTKTKALSEFFSVVNRRNRKIDAPFKKGVCLLVRTTTPKKPNSALRKIARVRLSNKKEVTAYIPGEGHNLQEHSVVLVRGGRVKDLPGVKYTIVRGTFDTAGVEGRKNERSGYGTKKQK; via the coding sequence ATGTCCACAATAAATCAATTAATAAGAAAAGGTAGAACGAAAAAAACAAAAAGGACCAAAACCAAGGCTCTGTCCGAGTTTTTTTCGGTGGTTAATAGAAGAAATAGAAAGATTGACGCGCCCTTTAAAAAAGGAGTATGTTTATTAGTTAGAACAACCACCCCCAAAAAGCCGAATTCGGCGTTAAGAAAAATTGCGAGGGTTAGGCTTTCTAACAAAAAAGAGGTTACGGCGTATATTCCCGGCGAGGGGCATAATCTGCAAGAGCACTCGGTGGTTTTGGTAAGAGGGGGTAGAGTAAAAGATTTGCCGGGGGTTAAGTATACTATTGTTAGGGGAACTTTTGATACAGCGGGAGTGGAGGGGCGAAAGAATGAGAGGAGTGGGTATGGAACGAAAAAGCAGAAATGA